In one window of Brassica rapa cultivar Chiifu-401-42 chromosome A07, CAAS_Brap_v3.01, whole genome shotgun sequence DNA:
- the LOC103830107 gene encoding calcium-dependent protein kinase 32: protein MGNCCGTAGSFPQNDDSNKPKKGKKKQNPFSIDYGLHHNGGGGGGLKLTVLSDPTGREIEQKYTLGRELGRGEFGVTYLCTDKETGEVLACKSILKKKLRTAVDIEDVRREAEIMRHMPEHPNLVTLKETYEDEYAVHLVMELCEGGELFDRIVARGHYTERAAAAVTKTIIEVVQVCHKHGVMHRDLKPENFLFANKKETAPLKAIDFGLSVFFKPGERFNEIVGSPYYMAPEVLKRNYGPEVDIWSAGVILYILLCGVPPFWAETEQGVAQAIIRSQLDFRRDPWPKVSEHAKDLIRKMLDPDQKRRLTAQQVLDHPWLQNANTAPNVSLGETVRARLKQFTVMNKLKKRALRVIAEHLSDEEASGIREGFQIMDTSQRGKINIDELKIGLQKLGHNIPQDDIQILMDAGDTDKDGYLDCDEFIAISVHLRKMGNDEHLKKAFAFFDQDNNGYIEIEELREALSDEVGTSEEVVDAIIRDVDTDKDGRISYEEFVTMMKTGTDWRKASRQYSRERFTSISLKLMQDASLHANGDTR, encoded by the exons ATGGGAAACTGTTGCGGAACGGCGGGATCGTTCCCTCAGAACGACGACAGCAACAAACCAAAGAAAggaaagaagaagcaaaaccCTTTCTCGATCGACTACGGTCTCCACCAcaacggaggaggaggaggaggtctCAAACTCACCGTCCTATCTGATCCAACGGGTCGTGAGATCGAGCAGAAGTACACGCTAGGTCGTGAGCTAGGTCGCGGAGAGTTCGGCGTCACGTACCTTTGTACAGACAAAGAGACAGGGGAGGTTTTGGCGTGTAAGTCGATcttgaagaagaagctgaggaCGGCTGTGGATATAGAGGATGTGAGGAGAGAAGCTGAGATCATGAGGCATATGCCTGAGCATCCTAATTTGGTTACGTTGAAGGAGACTTACGAGGATGAGTATGCTGTGCATTTGGTTATGGAGCTTTGTGAAGGTGGTGAGTTGTTTGATAGGATTGTGGCGAGAGGGCATTATACTGAGAgagctgctgctgctgttacTAAGACCATTATTGAAGTTGTTCAG GTGTGTCATAAGCATGGGGTAATGCACAGGGATCTGAAACCAGAGAACTTCTTGTTTGCAAACAAGAAGGAGACTGCACCTCTTAAGGCTATTGATTTTGGACTCTCTGTTTTCTTCAAACCAG GCGAGAGGTTCAACGAGATCGTTGGGAGTCCGTACTACATGGCTCCTGAGGTGCTAAAACGAAACTATGGGCCAGAAGTTGACATCTGGAGTGCTGGTGTGATTCTTTACATATTGCTCTGTGGTGTTCCACCTTTCTGGGCAG AAACTGAACAAGGAGTTGCACAAGCGATTATTCGATCTCAATTGGACTTCAGAAGGGATCCATGGCCCAAGGTTTCTGAACACGCCAAAGACCTTATCAGGAAAATGCTTGATCCTGACCAAAAGCGTCGTCTCACTGCTCAGCAAGTGCTAG ATCATCCGTGGTTACAGAATGCAAACACGGCTCCCAATGTATCACTAGGTGAAACAGTAAGGGCAAGGTTGAAGCAGTTCACTGTCATGAACAAGCTCAAGAAACGAGCACTCAGG GTTATTGCTGAGCATCTATCAGATGAAGAAGCTTCTGGTATAAGAGAAGGGTTCCAAATAATGGACACAAGCCAAAGAGGGAAGATCAACATCGACGAGCTGAAAATAGGGTTGCAGAAGCTTGGCCATAACATTCCCCAAGATGATATACAAATCTTGATGGACGCT GGAGATACCGATAAAGATGGATACTTAGACTGTGACGAGTTCATTGCCATATCAGTGCATCTCAGGAAAATGGGCAATGACGAGCATCTCAAGAAAGCGTTTGCCTTCTTTGATCAAGACAATAACGGATATATCGAAATAGAGGAGTTAAGGGAAGCTTTGTCTGATGAAGTTGGTACCAGTGAAGAAGTTGTTGATGCCATTATACGCGATGTTGATACTGATAAG gatgGAAGAATAAGTTATGAAGAGTTTGTGACGATGATGAAGACGGGAACAGATTGGAGAAAAGCTTCTAGGCAGTACTCGAGGGAACGGTTTACCAGTATCAGTCTCAAATTGATGCAAGATGCATCGTTGCATGCCAATGGCGATACAAGATGA
- the LOC103830112 gene encoding adenylosuccinate synthetase, chloroplastic, which produces MLPPLSTLHHPRTFIPCSPKRHTISASLSVTAESAATKSLERIESLSQVSGVLGCQWGDEGKGKLVDILAQHFDIVARCQGGANAGHTIYNSEGKKFALHLVPSGILNEDTTCVIGNGVVVHLPGLFKEIDGLESHGVSCKGRILVSDRAHLLFDFHQEVDGLRESELAKSFIGTTKRGIGPCYSSKVIRNGIRVGDLRHMDTLPQKLDVLLADAAARFSGFKYTPEMLREEVEVYKRYAERLEPYITDTVHFMNDAISKKKKVLVEGGQATMLDIDFGTYPFVTSSSPSAGGICTGLGIAPRAVGDLIGVVKAYTTRVGSGPFPTENLGPGGDLLRLAGQEFGTTTGRPRRCGWLDLVALRFSCQINGFASLNLTKLDVLSDLDEIQLGVAYKKSDGTRVDSFPGDLRLFEELQVEYEVLPGWKSDISSIRNYADLPNAAQQYVERIEELVGVPIHYIGIGPGRDALIYK; this is translated from the exons ATGTTACCACCATTATCCACGCTTCACCACCCCCGTACCTTCATCCCCTGCTCTCCTAAGCGTCACACCATCTCAGCGTCACTAAGCGTCACCGCTGAATCA GCCGCCACTAAGTCACTCGAACGAATCGAATCACTGAGTCAAGTCTCAGGCGTCCTCGGTTGCCAGTGGGGAGACGAAGGCAAAGGCAAGCTCGTTGACATCTTAGCACAACACTTCGACATCGTCGCTCGCtgtcag GGTGGAGCTAACGCTGGACACACGATATACAACTCTGAAGGGAAGAAGTTCGCTCTTCACCTCGTGCCTTCAGGTATACTCAACGAGGATACAACTTGTGTGATTGGCAACGGAGTTGTGGTTCATTTACCAGGTCTCTTCAAGGAGATTGATGGTCTTGAGTCTCATGGTGTCTCCTGTAAAGGAAGGATCTTGGTCTCTGACCGTGCTCATCTCTTGTTTGACTTCCATCAAGAGGTTGATGGGCTTAGAGAATCTGAGCTTGCTAAGTCTTTCATTGGGACGACTAAGAGAGGGATTGGTCCTTGCTACTCTAGTAAAGTGATAAGGAATGGGATTAGAGTTGGTGATCTCAGGCACATGGATACTTTGCCTCAGAAGCTTGACGTTTTGCTAGCGGATGCAGCTGCTAGGTTCTCAGGGTTTAAGTATACTCCAGAGATGCTTAGGGAAGAAGTTGAAGTGTACAAGAGATATGCTGAGAGGTTGGAGCCTTACATAACTGACACTGTGCATTTTATGAATGATGCTatttcgaagaagaagaaggttttgGTTGAAGGTGGTCAAGCTACAATGTTGGACATTGACTTTGGTACTTACCCTTTTGTTACTTCCTCTAGTCCATCAGCTGGTGGGATCTGCACAGGTCTTGGTATCGCTCCGAGAGCCGTTGGTGATCTAATTGGAGTTGTGAAAGCATACACTACAAGAGTTGGTTCAGGTCCGTTCCCTACGGAAAATTTGGGGCCAGGTGGTGATCTTCTAAGGTTGGCTGGACAGGAGTTTGGGACTACCACTGGTCGTCCTCGTCGGTGTGGCTGGCTTGACCTTGTTGCATTGAGATTCTCTTGCCAAATCAATGGTTTTGCGTCGCTTAATCTCACTAAGCTTGATGTACTTTCCGACCTTGACGAAATCCAGCTTGGTGTGGCTTATAAGAAGAGTGATGGCACTCGTGTTGACTCTTTCCCTGGTGATCTTCGTCTTTTTGAAGAACTGCAA GTTGAGTATGAAGTCTTACCTGGATGGAAGTCTGACATTTCTTCAATCAGAAACTATGCTGATCTTCCAAATGCTGCGCAACAATATGTTGAGAGGATTGAAGAACTCGTGGGTGTGCCCATTCATTACATTGGTATTGGACCCGGTCGTGATGCccttatatataaatga
- the LOC103830108 gene encoding guanylate kinase 2, translating to MGEAPAFFVDHLENGQQHTNGFGVKTEPEHRDTSVQIGDRSYVIGGNHEGNPLFLGVQIHDKNTNKWSTPTVLGTGPKPCKAYSAIVLKQGRILVIKKGSASDDSIWFLEVDSPFVREQRKLLGKEVVAWSKGVRGNAEKPIVISGPSGVGKGTLIAMLMKEFPSMFGFSVSHTTRSPRCMEENGVHYHFTDKTVMEKEINDGKFLEYASVHGNLYGTSIESVEVVTDSGKRCILDIDVQGARSVKASSLDAVFIFVCPPSMKELEDRLRARGTETEEQIQKRLRNAEAEIKAGESSGIFEHILYNDNLEECYKNLKNVLRIIDDAPVNGVQVEGINLPKEHTVTKNGDKILIQETGEATKNNMIVLDLSSINGGAPGRTRGIVLDTVKSS from the exons ATG GGAGAAGCGCCAGCTTTCTTTGTTGATCATCTAGAGAATGGACAACAACACACTAATGGCTTTGGTGTTAAAACCGAACCTGAACACAGAGATACATCTGTCCAAATTGGAGATCGATCC tATGTGATTGGTGGGAATCATGAAGGGAACCCATTGTTCCTTGGAGTTCAGATTCATGACAAAAACACTAACAAGTG GTCTACTCCTACTGTTCTTGGAACAGGACCTAAACCCTGCAAGGCTTACTCTGCCATTGTTCTTAAACAAGGCCGGATCTTGGTTATTAAGAAAGGCTCAGCATCTGATGACTCTATATGGTTCCTCGAG GTTGATAGTCCTTTTGTCCGGGAACAAAGGAAACTCTTGGGAAAAGAAGTTGTTGCTTGGAGTAAAGGAGTGAGAGGCAATGCAGAGAAGCCTATTGTCATTAGCGGTCCATCTGGAGTTGGTAAAGGAACGTTGATAGCTATGCTTATGAAGGAGTTCCCTTCAATGTTTGGGTTCTCTGTGAGCCACACAACTCGTTCTCCGAGGTGTATGGAGGAGAACGGTGTTCATTACCATTTCACTGATAAAACTGTGATGGAGAAAGAGATTAATGACGGGAAGTTTCTTGAGTATGCTTCTGTTCATGGTAATCTTTATGGAACCAGCATTGAGTCTGTTGAGGTTGTAACAGATTCAGGAAAG aGATGCATACTTGACATTGATGTTCAGGGAGCGAGGTCTGTGAAGGCTAGTTCTCTTGATGCGGTATTCATATTCGTATGTCCTCCTTCAATGAAGGAGCTTGAAGATCGGCTCCGTGCTCG aggaaccGAGACAGAGGAGCAGATTCAAAAGAGGCTTAGAAACGCTGAAGCAGAGATCAAAGCTGGGGAATCCTCAGGCATTTTTGAACATATACTGTATAATGACAACCTCGAGGAATGCTACAAGAACCTTAAG AATGTTTTAAGGATAATCGATGATGCTCCTGTGAATGGTGTACAAG TAGAAGGGATCAATCTTCCCAAGGAGCACACAGTAACAAAGAATGGAGACAAAATTTTGATTCAAGAAACAGGAGAAGCAACCAAGAACAACAT GATCGTGTTGGATTTATCTTCGATTAACGGGGGAGCACCGGGAAGAACAAGAGGGATCGTTCTCGACACGGTGAAGTCCAGTTAA